One Drosophila kikkawai strain 14028-0561.14 chromosome 3L, DkikHiC1v2, whole genome shotgun sequence genomic window carries:
- the Ir67c gene encoding uncharacterized protein Ir67c, with translation MCHFLLLIILILGYGSASKSWTSKEIVQRLNRDMDLQLNIYMDCLDTDIWVDQEIVSNLQLNSLNAQPKLMGRFSEKALIIACLKEATGNRTLNGLKELLWGLQNLPILYILNSEMDLYFEQALQKGFLHVLALNLINGSLYTYEPYPKIQIHQLKEIEKFYNLTRLKNLQGIAVNITGETMTPRCFHYNNRQGKKVYAGYMYKLLKEFINNYNGTERMAYANEETIDYEELKTELLMGHIDMMPRIIHILNWQYFYRSYILYNIKTHIIVPWAEPLSKSLYFLKPFVWTAWITIMASLIYAAIMIWRLKHRQKDASTLSACVLDVLQWFFSLPVSHNWHYKLGLHRVLAFLVLFTVGFILTNLYLAQLSSFLTTGLFKKQLNSFQDLFRENRTLILESFDREVLHNLTRDGLIQPEFENIVLTVSIAEVFSHRKSLNTTYVYTAYEDRIEYELYQQKYLRVPIFKKLDDIYDQRPVFVALRHGLPYVELFNDYLKRIWESGILLKFQSDTLNEGISSGEISFRHSKSREIHVFDMEFYYFAYILLSIGWSISIFVFLVEKRGFIFGNKI, from the coding sequence ATGTGTCACTTCCTGCTTTTGATAATACTTATCCTTGGATATGGAAGCGCCTCTAAGAGCTGGACATCGAAAGAAATTGTTCAACGTCTCAATAGAGATATGGACCTGCagcttaatatttatatggatTGCCTAGACACGGATATATGGGTTGATCAGGAAATAGTATCAAACTTGCAACTAAATTCACTGAATGCACAACCCAAATTAATGGGAAGATTCAGCGAAAAGGCTTTAATAATTGCCTGCTTAAAGGAAGCCACAGGAAATCGAACCCTAAACGGATTAAAAGAACTTCTTTGGGGACTTCAAAATTTGCCTATATTGTATATCCTGAACTCTGAAATGGATTTGTACTTTGAGCAAGCCTTACAGAAGGGATTTCTTCATGTGCTGGCCTTGAATTTAATAAATGGATCGCTTTACACCTATGAACCTTATccgaaaatacaaattcatcaattgaaagaaatagaaaaattctataatttaaCTAGACTAAAAAATCTACAAGGAATCGCAGTGAATATAACCGGCGAGACAATGACACCGCGTTGTTTTCACTACAACAATCGTCAGGGAAAAAAGGTTTACGCTGGTTACATGTACAAGTTATTGAAGGAATTtatcaataattataatggcACTGAGAGAATGGCCTATGCCAATGAGGAGACCATTGACTATGAGGAACTGAAAACTGAATTGCTAATGGGACACATTGATATGATGCCCAGGATTATACACATTTTGAATTGGCAATATTTCTACCGcagttatattttatataatatcaAAACCCATATAATTGTTCCCTGGGCTGAGCCCTTGTCCAAGAGCCTGTATTTTCTGAAACCCTTTGTCTGGACAGCCTGGATTACTATAATGGCCAGTTTGATTTACGCCGCGATTATGATTTGGAGACTTAAACATCGGCAGAAGGATGCTTCTACTTTATCAGCCTGCGTTTTGGATGTTTTACAATGGTTTTTTTCGCTACCAGTAAGCCATAATTGGCACTATAAACTGGGCCTGCATCGGGTTTTAGCTTTCCTGGTGCTCTTCACagtgggttttattttaactAATTTGTATTTAGCTCAATTATCAAGTTTCCTGACCACTGGCTTGTTTAAGAAACAACTGAATAGCTTTCAGGATCTATTTCGTGAGAATCGTACACTTATACTCGAAAGTTTTGACAGGGAAGTCCTGCATAATTTGACCAGGGATGGTCTTATTCAACcggaatttgaaaatattgttttgaCTGTCTCAATAGCTGAGGTTTTTTCTCATCGAAAAAGTTTGAATACCACCTATGTCTATACGGCCTATGAGGATCGCATTGAGTATGAGTTGTACCAGCAGAAATACCTTCGAGTGCCTATATTTAAGAAACTCGATGATATCTACGACCAGAGGCCGGTCTTTGTGGCCCTTCGTCATGGTTTGCCATATGTGGAGTTATTTAATGATTATCTTAAGCGAATCTGGGAGTCGGGCATTCTGTTAAAATTCCAGAGCGATACCTTAAACGAGGGCATATCCAGCGGTGAGATAAGCTTTCGTCACTCCAAGTCTCGTGAGATTCATGTATTCGACATGGAGTTTTATTACTTTGCCTATATTTTATTGAGCATTGGATGGTCCATCagcatttttgtgtttttggtggAGAAAAggggatttatttttgggaataaaatttaa